The following coding sequences are from one Granulicella arctica window:
- a CDS encoding glycosyltransferase family 9 protein: protein MPLSEIDKKSVTRVLIYRLGSLGDTIVALPSLRLVARAFPQAERRMLTNFPVNVKAPPAAAILENSGLVQDYFRYAVGTRSPVELLSLWWKLLRWRPQVMVYLGPNRGVQSALRDVKFFKLCGIRTVIGAPVTEEMQRNMVEADGLLEPEGARLARNVAELGDARLEDAASWDLGLTLGERERAASFLGEVGGRPLIAVSVGTKVQSKDWGQENWRALLGRLAGLYPGYALALNGAPGESAASEFAADGWRTVASLQADPGAVINLCGRLTPRESAAAFAHARVFVGHDSGPMHLAATVQTPCVAIFAARNIPRVWFPIGAQHRVIYHAVDCAGCGLETCIVEKKKCLTSVTVDEVLAEVRAVLDRVG from the coding sequence ATGCCGCTTAGCGAAATTGACAAGAAATCTGTGACACGGGTTCTGATCTATCGACTTGGGAGTCTGGGAGATACGATCGTTGCGCTGCCGTCGCTGCGTTTGGTGGCGCGTGCGTTTCCGCAGGCTGAGCGGCGGATGCTGACGAACTTTCCAGTGAATGTGAAGGCTCCTCCTGCGGCGGCGATCCTTGAGAACTCGGGGCTGGTGCAGGATTATTTTCGCTATGCGGTGGGGACGCGGAGCCCGGTGGAGTTGCTGTCGCTGTGGTGGAAGCTGCTTCGATGGCGACCGCAGGTGATGGTGTATCTCGGGCCGAACCGTGGGGTGCAATCGGCGCTGCGGGATGTGAAGTTCTTCAAGCTGTGCGGGATCAGGACGGTGATTGGCGCTCCGGTGACGGAGGAGATGCAGCGGAACATGGTGGAGGCGGATGGGCTGCTTGAGCCGGAGGGAGCGCGGCTGGCGCGGAATGTGGCGGAGTTGGGAGACGCCCGGCTGGAGGATGCGGCGAGCTGGGATCTTGGGCTGACTCTGGGGGAGCGGGAGCGGGCGGCGTCATTTTTGGGCGAGGTTGGGGGGCGGCCGCTGATTGCGGTGAGTGTAGGGACGAAGGTGCAATCGAAGGACTGGGGGCAGGAGAACTGGCGGGCGCTCCTGGGGCGACTGGCAGGGCTGTATCCGGGCTATGCGCTGGCGCTGAACGGGGCTCCGGGGGAGAGTGCGGCGAGTGAGTTTGCGGCGGATGGCTGGCGGACGGTGGCGTCGCTGCAGGCTGATCCGGGGGCGGTGATCAATCTTTGTGGGAGGCTGACGCCACGGGAGAGTGCGGCGGCGTTTGCGCATGCTCGGGTGTTTGTGGGGCATGACAGCGGGCCGATGCACCTGGCTGCTACGGTGCAGACGCCGTGTGTGGCGATCTTTGCGGCGAGGAATATTCCGCGGGTGTGGTTTCCGATCGGGGCACAGCATCGGGTGATCTACCACGCGGTGGATTGTGCGGGGTGTGGGCTGGAGACGTGCATTGTGGAGAAGAAGAAGTGTCTGACCTCGGTGACGGTGGACGAGGTGCTGGCAGAGGTGCGGGCGGTTCTGGATCGGGTGGGATGA
- the hldE gene encoding bifunctional D-glycero-beta-D-manno-heptose-7-phosphate kinase/D-glycero-beta-D-manno-heptose 1-phosphate adenylyltransferase HldE encodes MLPELHSILNLLEGGFGQIKVLVVGDIMLDRYILGEVERISPEAPVPVIRHAQRYERPGGAANVAMNLAGLGCKAFLAGFWGEDGEKAELQALLDKAGVDSVGVVSSSLPTISKTRIVGRNQQLLRLDIESQEAVPEVEAQRLIDRTVELAGKVHAVILSDYAKGALTTALCEQVIRAARAARVPILADPKTPDFGKYSGVTTVCPNLHELSVATGIPVHRTEEMLAAAQRLIAEHDIEFLTVTMSEKGIRVLSRDGVYHSPARAREVFDVSGAGDTVIATLAASMAGGLHIHTAVELANLAAGIVVGKVGTVPIAQHELIAALTPSSGLNSGEKVLDLERIKVRVAEWRASGETIVFTNGCFDLLHVGHITLLEDCRRFGSKLVLGLNTDMSVSRLKGPSRPIVGENERARVMSALAAVDAVVLFDEETPLELIRSLKPNVLVKGGDYTVETVVGHEDVIASGGRVEIVPTVEGFSTTNIVKKMVGAEKA; translated from the coding sequence ATGCTGCCTGAATTACATTCGATTTTGAACCTGCTTGAGGGTGGGTTTGGCCAGATCAAAGTGTTGGTGGTGGGCGATATCATGCTGGATCGCTACATCCTTGGTGAGGTGGAGCGAATCTCGCCGGAGGCTCCAGTGCCGGTGATTCGCCATGCGCAGCGGTATGAGCGGCCGGGTGGCGCGGCGAATGTGGCGATGAACCTGGCGGGGCTTGGCTGCAAAGCCTTCCTGGCGGGGTTCTGGGGTGAGGACGGCGAGAAGGCGGAGCTGCAGGCGCTGCTGGACAAGGCCGGAGTTGATTCCGTGGGTGTGGTGAGCAGCTCGCTGCCGACGATCTCGAAGACGCGGATTGTGGGGCGCAATCAGCAGCTGCTGCGACTGGATATTGAGAGCCAGGAGGCAGTGCCGGAGGTTGAGGCGCAGCGGCTGATCGATCGCACGGTAGAGCTGGCGGGTAAGGTGCATGCAGTGATCCTGTCGGACTATGCGAAGGGCGCGCTGACGACGGCGCTGTGTGAGCAGGTGATCCGGGCGGCGCGGGCGGCGCGGGTGCCGATCCTGGCTGATCCGAAGACGCCGGATTTTGGGAAGTACTCGGGCGTGACGACGGTGTGTCCGAACCTGCATGAGCTGTCGGTGGCTACGGGGATTCCGGTGCATCGGACGGAGGAGATGCTGGCGGCGGCGCAACGGCTGATCGCGGAGCATGACATCGAGTTTCTAACGGTGACGATGAGCGAGAAGGGCATTCGCGTGTTGAGCCGGGATGGGGTGTATCACTCGCCGGCGCGGGCTCGCGAGGTGTTTGATGTTTCGGGTGCTGGCGATACGGTGATTGCGACGTTAGCCGCGAGCATGGCTGGCGGACTGCACATCCACACGGCGGTGGAGCTGGCGAACCTGGCGGCGGGTATTGTGGTGGGCAAGGTGGGGACTGTGCCGATTGCGCAGCATGAGTTGATTGCGGCACTAACGCCGAGCTCGGGTTTGAATTCTGGTGAGAAGGTGCTGGATCTGGAGCGCATCAAGGTGCGCGTGGCGGAGTGGCGGGCTTCGGGCGAGACGATCGTGTTTACGAATGGGTGCTTCGACCTGCTGCATGTGGGACACATTACGCTGCTGGAGGACTGTCGGCGGTTTGGCTCGAAGCTGGTGCTGGGGCTGAATACGGATATGTCGGTGAGCCGTTTGAAGGGGCCTTCGCGGCCGATTGTGGGGGAGAACGAGCGGGCGCGTGTGATGTCGGCGCTGGCTGCTGTGGATGCGGTGGTGCTGTTCGATGAGGAGACGCCGCTGGAGCTGATTCGGTCGCTGAAGCCGAATGTGCTGGTGAAGGGCGGGGATTACACGGTTGAGACCGTGGTGGGGCACGAGGATGTGATTGCTTCGGGGGGTCGGGTTGAGATCGTGCCTACGGTTGAAGGTTTTTCAACTACGAATATTGTGAAGAAGATGGTTGGTGCTGAAAAGGCTTAA
- a CDS encoding ATP-grasp domain-containing protein, protein MSKPTIFCISTYEKGQAFLREVHRQGADVILLTVESLRDADWPREELTELITMPDKLTPEQLLNTVMYLTRSRRIDRIVALDEFDLESAAMLREHLRLSGMGLSATAFFRDKLAMRTQAKAAGVPVPEFTGVFNYDDLRSYMAAVPGPWLLKPRTNASAIGIKNIVTPEDLWRGLDTLGDLQSHYVMERFVKGEVFHVEGVTWEGKVLFAAPHQYGHPPMQTMHQGGVFTTRALSPKSADAKGLVAAHREVIKALGMVSGVTHTEFIKSAADGKFYFLESAARVGGAYIAEVVEAATGLNPWVEWARIEVAVARGEQYSLPKLKGGFAGSVICLARQEHPDTGAYQDAEIVHRLQKHHHAGLIVRSDSAERVEELVGSYGVRFLDQFCAVEPVPDKPTA, encoded by the coding sequence ATGAGTAAGCCGACGATTTTCTGCATCAGCACGTATGAGAAGGGGCAGGCGTTTTTGCGGGAGGTGCATCGGCAGGGGGCCGATGTGATCCTGCTGACGGTGGAGTCGCTACGCGATGCGGACTGGCCACGTGAGGAGCTGACGGAGCTGATCACGATGCCGGATAAGTTGACGCCAGAGCAGTTGCTGAACACGGTGATGTACCTGACGCGGTCACGGCGGATCGACCGGATTGTGGCGCTGGATGAGTTTGATCTTGAGTCGGCGGCGATGCTGCGGGAGCACCTGCGCTTGTCGGGGATGGGGCTCTCGGCTACGGCGTTCTTTCGCGACAAGCTGGCGATGCGGACACAGGCGAAGGCGGCGGGTGTGCCGGTCCCGGAGTTTACGGGTGTTTTCAATTACGACGATCTGCGGAGCTACATGGCAGCGGTGCCCGGGCCGTGGCTGCTGAAGCCGCGGACGAATGCGTCGGCCATCGGGATCAAGAATATCGTGACACCTGAAGATCTTTGGCGGGGGCTGGATACGCTCGGCGACCTGCAGAGCCACTACGTAATGGAGCGGTTTGTGAAGGGTGAGGTCTTCCATGTGGAGGGTGTGACGTGGGAGGGTAAGGTGCTGTTTGCCGCACCGCACCAGTATGGTCATCCGCCGATGCAGACGATGCACCAGGGCGGTGTGTTTACGACGCGAGCGCTGAGTCCCAAATCGGCTGATGCGAAGGGTTTGGTGGCTGCGCATCGCGAGGTGATCAAGGCGCTGGGAATGGTCTCGGGTGTGACGCATACGGAGTTCATCAAGTCTGCTGCGGATGGCAAGTTCTATTTTCTTGAGAGCGCTGCGCGGGTGGGTGGAGCGTACATTGCGGAGGTGGTGGAGGCTGCGACGGGGCTCAATCCATGGGTTGAGTGGGCACGGATCGAGGTGGCTGTGGCTCGGGGCGAGCAGTATAGTTTGCCGAAGTTGAAGGGTGGTTTTGCGGGGAGTGTGATCTGCCTGGCGCGGCAGGAGCACCCTGATACGGGGGCGTACCAGGATGCGGAGATCGTGCACCGCTTGCAGAAGCATCACCATGCGGGCTTGATCGTGCGGTCAGACTCAGCAGAGCGGGTTGAGGAGTTGGTGGGCTCGTATGGGGTGCGGTTTCTGGACCAGTTTTGTGCGGTGGAGCCGGTGCCGGATAAGCCTACGGCTTAG
- a CDS encoding YncE family protein produces the protein MPLHKAIVAALIAATALPAQSLLVLSKQDHTLAIIDPTTLQVIAKAPVGNDPHEVIASSDGTTAYVSNYGFGAFNTLAVIDLTAKKPLPEIDLGPLHGPHGLTFAGGKLWFTVEANKAVGRYDPATKKVDWVLGTGQNRTHMIDVSADLQHIVTSNVSSGTVSLIDQEELHIQPPPPPRPGEPQRQGPGGPPPNMPHKDWSETVVKVGNGSEGFDLSPDRKQIWVANAQDATISIIDVATKAVIATLHPNVEGANRLKFTPDGTKVLVSTHDGIAILDANTRKEVKRLPIGGAAGILVQPDGTRAFIACGQANYVAVIDLHTFTLSGKINAGGEPDGMAWASHP, from the coding sequence ATGCCCCTCCACAAAGCCATTGTCGCCGCCCTCATCGCCGCCACGGCACTTCCAGCCCAGTCCCTCCTCGTCCTCTCGAAACAAGATCACACCCTTGCGATCATCGACCCAACCACCCTTCAGGTCATCGCTAAAGCTCCCGTGGGAAACGATCCGCATGAGGTCATCGCCTCCTCCGACGGCACCACCGCTTACGTCTCCAACTACGGCTTCGGAGCCTTCAACACCCTTGCCGTCATCGACCTCACTGCCAAAAAGCCGCTTCCCGAGATCGACCTCGGCCCCCTGCATGGACCGCACGGCCTCACCTTCGCAGGCGGTAAGCTATGGTTCACTGTGGAAGCCAATAAGGCCGTCGGCCGCTACGATCCCGCCACGAAGAAGGTCGATTGGGTTCTAGGCACCGGCCAGAACCGTACCCACATGATCGACGTCTCCGCTGACCTGCAGCACATCGTCACCAGCAACGTAAGCTCCGGCACCGTCAGTCTCATCGACCAGGAAGAGCTCCACATCCAGCCCCCGCCACCACCACGCCCAGGTGAGCCCCAACGCCAGGGGCCCGGCGGTCCCCCACCCAACATGCCCCACAAAGACTGGAGCGAAACCGTAGTCAAGGTGGGCAATGGTTCCGAAGGTTTCGATCTCTCCCCCGACCGCAAGCAAATCTGGGTAGCCAACGCACAGGATGCCACCATCTCCATCATCGACGTTGCGACCAAAGCCGTCATAGCAACTCTCCACCCCAATGTTGAAGGAGCAAACCGCCTCAAGTTCACACCCGACGGCACCAAGGTCCTCGTCTCCACTCACGACGGTATTGCTATCCTCGACGCAAACACGCGCAAAGAAGTGAAGCGACTTCCGATCGGCGGAGCAGCAGGCATCCTCGTTCAGCCCGACGGCACCCGCGCCTTCATCGCCTGCGGCCAGGCCAACTACGTTGCCGTCATCGACCTCCATACCTTCACCCTTTCCGGCAAGATCAACGCCGGCGGCGAACCGGACGGCATGGCATGGGCCAGTCACCCTTGA
- the rfaD gene encoding ADP-glyceromanno-heptose 6-epimerase, with translation MIIVTGGAGFIGSNLVHELNAIGETDILVVDNLEPAANLSGPKFLNLTGAKYVDYMDKREFRAALNAGDFEELEVRAILHQGACSNTLEDDGRYMMDNNFTYTKELFHFAIDQEIPLVYASTAATYGLSETFAEVEENEKPLNVYGFSKLVFDNYFRRLMPEVKSTVVGLRYFNVYGPREQHKGRMASVIHHFTKQMRDTGVIRMFEGSGGYADGEQRRDFVFVKDLARINMFFAGLLPDSPEEPVQAVVNAGTGEARTFKAVAEALIAVHGPAKIEYIPFPGDLKNRYQHFTEADVAGLREAGYTAPFTSLEDGVKQTFAEEPVK, from the coding sequence TTGATTATTGTTACGGGTGGTGCGGGTTTTATTGGTAGCAACCTGGTTCATGAGCTGAATGCGATTGGCGAGACGGACATTCTCGTGGTCGACAACCTGGAGCCAGCGGCGAACCTTTCGGGGCCTAAGTTTTTGAACCTGACAGGTGCCAAGTATGTGGACTACATGGACAAGCGGGAGTTTCGCGCGGCGCTGAATGCGGGCGACTTTGAGGAGCTTGAGGTGCGGGCGATCCTGCACCAGGGGGCTTGTTCGAACACCCTTGAGGATGACGGCCGCTACATGATGGACAACAACTTCACCTATACGAAGGAGCTGTTTCACTTTGCGATCGACCAGGAGATTCCGCTGGTGTACGCATCGACGGCGGCTACGTATGGGTTGAGCGAGACGTTCGCAGAGGTCGAGGAGAATGAGAAGCCGCTGAATGTGTACGGCTTCTCGAAGCTGGTGTTCGATAACTACTTTCGGCGGCTGATGCCTGAGGTGAAGAGCACGGTTGTGGGGCTGCGGTACTTCAACGTGTATGGACCGCGTGAGCAGCATAAAGGGCGGATGGCCAGTGTGATTCATCACTTTACAAAGCAGATGCGGGATACAGGCGTGATCCGGATGTTTGAGGGGTCGGGCGGTTATGCGGATGGCGAGCAGCGGCGAGACTTTGTTTTTGTGAAGGACCTGGCACGGATCAACATGTTCTTTGCGGGGCTGCTGCCGGATAGTCCCGAGGAGCCTGTGCAGGCGGTGGTGAATGCAGGGACGGGTGAGGCGCGGACGTTCAAGGCTGTGGCCGAGGCGCTGATCGCGGTGCATGGTCCGGCGAAGATTGAGTACATTCCGTTCCCGGGCGATCTGAAGAATCGGTATCAGCACTTTACCGAGGCTGATGTTGCGGGGCTTCGCGAGGCTGGGTATACGGCTCCGTTTACGTCGCTTGAGGATGGTGTGAAGCAGACGTTTGCGGAAGAACCGGTCAAGTAA
- a CDS encoding amidohydrolase family protein, with translation MSHPIHPTRLLTLCLFAATLHAQTPSQLFKVIATIPAIDNHAHPVLSDPADRDFDALPVDNMEPETDTIAWRPDNPQLPLAWKAVWNIDVTVPLTPDGQKKLEAARAAIRTREGTHYPSWVLDQSNIQTMLANRVTMGLGIEPPRFRWVPYADALLFPLNNAVLSEGTPDRKLFFPMEDRLRARYLKQAGLTQIPATLADYLAKVVTPTLERQHAGGAIAEKFEIAYLRDFNFTDPTRAEANRIYAASINQPRPNAADYKLLEDFLFRYIAAECGRLGMAVHLHAMAGGGGYFSVAGANPLLLEPLFNDPRLRHTNFVLLHGGWPFVREAGALLQKPNVYLDLSQETLTFTPHALSGWLREWLETYPEKVLFGTDGYPLSDAMGWEEATWIANRNGRQALSMALTGMVEDHEVSPGRAAEIAHKVLHDTASTLYPTK, from the coding sequence GTGAGCCATCCAATTCATCCAACTCGCCTCCTCACACTCTGCCTCTTTGCCGCAACCCTCCACGCCCAAACACCCAGTCAGCTGTTCAAAGTGATCGCCACCATCCCCGCGATCGACAACCACGCACACCCGGTTCTATCCGACCCAGCAGACCGCGACTTCGATGCCCTTCCCGTCGACAACATGGAGCCTGAAACCGACACCATCGCGTGGCGTCCCGACAACCCGCAACTCCCGCTCGCCTGGAAAGCTGTCTGGAACATCGACGTCACTGTTCCCCTCACCCCAGACGGCCAGAAGAAGCTGGAAGCTGCCCGAGCCGCAATCAGAACCCGCGAAGGCACCCATTACCCAAGCTGGGTCCTCGATCAGTCCAACATCCAGACCATGCTCGCTAACCGCGTTACTATGGGCCTGGGAATCGAGCCTCCGCGCTTCCGCTGGGTCCCCTACGCTGACGCCCTTCTCTTCCCTCTCAACAACGCCGTTCTCAGCGAAGGCACCCCAGACCGCAAGCTCTTCTTCCCCATGGAAGACCGTCTCCGCGCCCGCTACCTCAAGCAAGCCGGACTCACTCAAATCCCCGCAACCCTCGCCGACTACTTAGCTAAAGTGGTCACGCCCACGCTCGAGCGTCAGCACGCCGGAGGAGCCATCGCCGAGAAGTTCGAGATAGCCTACCTCCGCGACTTCAACTTCACCGACCCCACGCGCGCCGAAGCCAATCGCATCTACGCTGCATCCATCAATCAGCCTCGTCCCAACGCAGCCGACTACAAGCTCCTGGAGGACTTCCTCTTCCGCTACATCGCCGCCGAATGCGGCCGCCTCGGCATGGCCGTCCACCTCCACGCCATGGCCGGCGGCGGAGGCTACTTCTCCGTCGCCGGAGCCAACCCGCTCCTCCTCGAACCCCTCTTCAACGACCCACGCCTTCGCCACACCAACTTCGTCCTCCTGCATGGTGGCTGGCCTTTCGTCCGCGAAGCCGGAGCCCTGCTGCAGAAGCCGAACGTATACCTCGACCTCTCTCAGGAGACCCTCACCTTCACCCCGCACGCTCTGTCTGGCTGGCTCCGCGAGTGGCTCGAGACCTATCCGGAAAAGGTCCTTTTCGGCACGGACGGCTATCCGCTCTCAGACGCAATGGGCTGGGAGGAAGCCACGTGGATCGCCAATCGCAACGGTCGTCAAGCCCTCAGCATGGCCCTCACCGGTATGGTCGAAGACCACGAAGTCAGCCCAGGCCGAGCCGCCGAAATCGCCCACAAAGTCCTGCACGACACTGCCTCCACCCTCTACCCGACTAAGTAG
- a CDS encoding gluconeogenesis factor YvcK family protein, with product MRKGGAAPNLGLRVVAIGGGTGLSTLLRGLKRYVAAPNATQPAIDPACADLPCLIRDLAAVVTVTDDGGSSGRLREDFKMLPPGDVRNCMVALSEDEHLLSKLFQFRFGQGELQGHSFGNLFVAALSHITGDFAQAVQMSSQILATRGRIYPATNTNVTLSARMDDGSLVSGETNITASQHRIVELMMNPGDAPPLPETLEAIRNADLITLGPGSLYTSLITNLLVRGIPEAIAASKAIRVYVCNLMTQANESLGLTASQHIEKILEHAGGKHTQLFDYALINTAPISRTLLDQYAREGQTPIEPDLDRIRALGVEPITGSFLHEGDVLRHDYDKVTDTLLKLAH from the coding sequence ATCAGGAAAGGGGGGGCTGCTCCGAACCTTGGCCTCCGCGTAGTCGCCATAGGGGGAGGTACCGGCCTCTCCACCCTCCTCCGCGGTCTCAAACGCTACGTCGCCGCTCCCAACGCCACTCAGCCCGCAATCGATCCAGCCTGCGCCGACCTTCCCTGCCTTATCCGCGACCTCGCCGCCGTCGTCACCGTCACCGACGACGGAGGCTCCTCCGGTCGTCTCCGCGAAGACTTCAAAATGCTTCCCCCCGGCGATGTCCGCAACTGCATGGTCGCCCTCTCCGAAGACGAGCACCTGCTCTCGAAACTCTTCCAGTTCCGCTTCGGTCAAGGTGAACTTCAGGGCCACAGCTTCGGCAACCTCTTCGTCGCCGCCCTCTCGCACATCACGGGTGACTTCGCCCAGGCCGTCCAGATGTCCTCGCAGATCCTCGCCACCCGAGGCCGCATCTACCCTGCAACCAACACCAACGTCACCCTCTCCGCCCGCATGGACGATGGCTCCCTCGTCTCCGGCGAGACCAACATCACCGCCAGCCAGCACCGCATCGTCGAACTCATGATGAATCCCGGCGACGCACCGCCGCTCCCGGAGACACTGGAAGCCATCCGAAACGCCGACCTCATCACCCTCGGCCCCGGCTCGCTCTACACCTCGCTCATCACCAACCTGCTCGTCCGCGGCATCCCCGAAGCCATCGCCGCCTCCAAAGCCATCCGCGTCTACGTCTGCAACCTCATGACCCAGGCCAACGAGTCCCTCGGCCTAACCGCCTCCCAGCACATCGAGAAAATCCTCGAACACGCCGGCGGCAAGCACACCCAACTCTTTGACTACGCCCTCATCAACACAGCACCCATCTCCCGGACGCTTCTGGACCAGTACGCCCGCGAAGGCCAGACCCCCATCGAACCCGACCTCGACCGCATCCGAGCCCTCGGTGTAGAACCCATCACCGGCAGCTTCCTCCACGAAGGCGACGTCCTCCGCCACGACTACGACAAAGTAACCGACACCCTCCTGAAACTGGCCCACTAA
- a CDS encoding DUF4254 domain-containing protein yields MPDLCAIPRLHDQATADWHDATLPLHSYFLSDSPDFCELAMANHRANFDLWHEEDLARDPAATDATIAADKHAIDLLNQRRNDVVEQMDQWLLSWLEDAGTPQDASAPLNSETPGLILDRLSILALKIFHTREEAHRDTATDAHRRRNQVRLALLEEQRGDLASCLEALWQQVIAGKRRFKLYRQMKMYNDPDLNPVLYRQNGS; encoded by the coding sequence ATGCCTGACCTTTGCGCCATTCCTCGACTACATGACCAGGCCACCGCCGACTGGCACGACGCGACCCTGCCTCTGCACAGCTATTTCCTCTCCGATTCGCCCGACTTCTGCGAACTCGCCATGGCCAACCATCGCGCCAACTTCGACCTCTGGCACGAAGAAGACCTAGCCCGCGATCCCGCCGCAACCGACGCCACCATCGCCGCCGACAAGCATGCCATCGATCTTCTCAATCAGCGCCGTAATGACGTCGTTGAACAGATGGACCAGTGGCTCCTCTCCTGGCTCGAAGACGCCGGCACACCGCAGGACGCATCCGCTCCGCTCAACTCCGAGACTCCCGGCCTCATCCTCGACCGTCTCTCCATCCTCGCGCTCAAAATCTTTCACACCCGCGAGGAGGCCCACCGCGACACCGCAACCGATGCGCATCGCCGTCGCAATCAGGTCCGTCTTGCTCTTCTCGAAGAGCAGCGTGGCGATCTTGCAAGCTGTCTCGAAGCCCTCTGGCAGCAGGTCATTGCTGGCAAACGACGCTTTAAACTCTACCGCCAGATGAAGATGTACAACGACCCAGACCTCAATCCAGTCCTCTACCGGCAAAATGGCAGTTGA
- a CDS encoding tetratricopeptide repeat protein — protein MAIKTAKAPTVKRTPRTLAGDVVPAQANGRTHALALYEQALKLLQTGKYKEAHDAFNAMLADSPPDVAASIRMYVNACLLQINKGTTSFATHEEHYDYAISLLNEGNYEDARQAFQQILKENESADYAFYGLAVLASMTGESHTCLEHLTEAIRRNPRNRIQARADSDFQDMADDPRFTELLYPEA, from the coding sequence ATGGCGATAAAGACAGCGAAGGCCCCTACAGTGAAACGCACCCCACGCACCCTCGCCGGCGACGTAGTCCCAGCACAAGCCAACGGCCGTACCCACGCCCTCGCCCTTTACGAGCAGGCTCTCAAGCTCCTCCAGACCGGCAAGTACAAGGAGGCGCACGACGCCTTCAATGCCATGCTCGCCGATAGCCCTCCGGATGTCGCCGCCTCCATCCGCATGTACGTCAACGCCTGCCTTCTCCAGATCAACAAAGGAACGACCTCCTTTGCTACACACGAGGAGCACTACGACTACGCCATCTCCCTCCTCAACGAGGGCAACTACGAAGACGCGCGCCAGGCCTTCCAGCAGATCCTCAAAGAGAACGAGTCCGCCGACTATGCCTTCTACGGCCTGGCCGTCCTCGCCAGCATGACTGGCGAATCACACACCTGCCTCGAGCACCTCACCGAGGCCATCCGCCGCAACCCCCGTAACCGCATCCAGGCCCGCGCCGACTCCGACTTTCAGGACATGGCCGACGACCCCCGCTTCACGGAACTCCTCTACCCCGAGGCCTAG
- the rlmN gene encoding 23S rRNA (adenine(2503)-C(2))-methyltransferase RlmN, which produces MSDLESSVGEGTKALFGMALDELRTLAVSWGESAYRGVQIHGALYRQLAGSVEEMTVLPLALRERIAAEGWSVARPEMVQTATSVDGTERYLMRMGDGETVETVWMPEGDGGERGDGSEAAAEEMGEVDGETAGASTALRSAQDDSFVGGRKRWQDIGVLEQKGYRRATICISSQVGCAVNCQFCLTAKLGIRRNLTAGEIAGQVAAVLARHGVVVGRDRINLVFMGMGEPFLNYDEFMKSVHLLVKGMAIPESRMTVSTSGIEPAIRRFAMETIRPKLALSLNASNDVVRERIMPITRKWNIEALLEAVGTIPLTKREYVTFEYVLLGKVNDQPEHAREVLALLRGMRAKVNLIVWNPGPGIAYEQPLPEDVAVFQKMLIDGGMPAYIRRPRGRDIYAACGQLKRTVDEPLVSIR; this is translated from the coding sequence ATGAGTGATCTGGAGAGTTCGGTGGGTGAAGGTACGAAGGCGCTGTTCGGGATGGCGCTGGATGAGTTGCGGACGTTGGCGGTGAGTTGGGGCGAGTCTGCGTATCGGGGAGTGCAGATCCATGGTGCGCTGTATCGGCAGCTTGCGGGGTCGGTCGAGGAGATGACGGTGTTGCCGCTGGCGCTGCGGGAGCGGATTGCGGCCGAGGGTTGGAGTGTCGCACGTCCTGAGATGGTGCAGACAGCGACGTCAGTGGATGGGACTGAGCGATACCTGATGCGGATGGGCGATGGCGAGACGGTCGAGACGGTCTGGATGCCTGAGGGCGATGGCGGCGAACGCGGTGATGGGAGCGAGGCTGCGGCTGAGGAGATGGGTGAGGTTGATGGAGAGACCGCAGGTGCTTCGACTGCGCTGCGCTCCGCTCAGGATGACAGCTTTGTGGGTGGACGGAAGCGTTGGCAAGATATTGGGGTTCTGGAGCAGAAGGGTTATCGGCGGGCGACGATCTGCATCTCGAGCCAGGTTGGTTGTGCGGTGAACTGCCAGTTCTGCCTGACGGCGAAGCTGGGCATTCGGCGGAATCTGACGGCTGGTGAGATTGCGGGACAGGTTGCTGCAGTGCTTGCTCGACATGGCGTTGTCGTGGGGCGAGATCGGATCAACCTGGTGTTTATGGGCATGGGCGAGCCATTCCTGAACTATGACGAGTTCATGAAGAGCGTGCATCTGCTGGTGAAGGGGATGGCAATTCCTGAGTCGCGGATGACGGTGTCGACGAGCGGGATTGAGCCGGCGATTCGGCGATTTGCGATGGAGACGATTCGGCCTAAGCTTGCGCTTTCGCTCAACGCCTCGAATGATGTGGTGCGTGAGCGCATTATGCCGATTACGCGGAAGTGGAATATCGAGGCGCTGCTTGAGGCAGTCGGGACGATTCCGCTGACGAAGCGTGAGTATGTGACGTTTGAATATGTGCTGCTGGGCAAGGTGAACGATCAGCCGGAGCATGCGCGTGAGGTGCTGGCTTTGCTGCGCGGGATGCGGGCTAAGGTCAATTTGATCGTTTGGAATCCTGGTCCGGGGATTGCTTATGAGCAGCCTTTGCCGGAGGATGTGGCGGTGTTTCAGAAGATGCTGATTGACGGGGGAATGCCTGCTTATATTCGACGCCCGCGCGGTCGGGATATTTATGCGGCTTGCGGACAGTTGAAGCGGACTGTGGATGAGCCGCTGGTGTCGATTCGCTAG